In Rhodococcus qingshengii JCM 15477, the sequence GGGACGAAGCCACCGAGTCCGAGATCGTGTTGGGTCCGTGGGGTCTGGACGAACTCGAGGCCGGCGTCGAAGAAACCTTCTGTGCGGCCGGAGTTGTCGAAGGAGAGACTTTGTCGGACTCTCGGGGCAGGGTGGTCGGACGGATCGTTCGGACACGGCTTCCGGTCAATGGCCTCTTGGCAGTGAGCGCCTCCGCCGGGGACGGACGCACGGTGATTTCCGTGGAGATCATGAACGCCACGAGCGTCTACGCACGGGACAAGGGCACGGCCACCGCGCAATCGATGCTGGGGACTCACGTCATTGTGAACTGCACAGGCTCGAGGTTCCTGTCGTTGTTCGAAGAAGCAGATCACTCGGAGCAGTTGCGGCAAAATCGCTGTTATCCGGTGCTTGCGGGGACCGAGGACCCCACTCACCCTGGCACATCTCCCACCGTTCTGGTGTCACCGATCATCCTGTACGACTTTCCCGAGATTGCGCCGCAGAGCGAGGGATCTCTCTTCGACTCGACCGAGATCGACGAAATTCTCACCCTGAGAATCCTTGCCATGACCGACGAGGAAAAGGCGCGGGCGCGAGCTACCGACTCCAGAGCTGCCGACATCATCGACCGATGTGAGCGATTGACGGACGACGATCTAGCCGGCCTGCACGGCGTGCTGCGAGATTCGAATGCCGGTTCTGATCTGATACCCGAGGTGCCTGACGGTGTGGACTGGTGGACCCCGGAAGCCGACACCAGTGTTCAACCACGCACCGACGCAGTTCTGATCAACGGCGTCCGTGTCTCTGGTGGAAGTACGGTTCGGCTCCACCCCTCACGCCGCGCTGATGCTCAGGACCTGTTCTTCGACGGCCGGATCGCCCACGTCGCCACCATTCATGAAGACGTGGACGGCGACATTCATGTTGGGGTGACACTGTTGGACGATCCGGCCGCCGATCTGCACAACTGGTACGGCCGCTACCTGTACTTCGCGCCGGACGAGATAGAGCCGATGCCGCGCGACAGCGCGTGACGTACTCACAGCTATCGAACTTCACCGCTATCGAGAGGAGAACTCGCCATGAGGAGCATGGGATTGCTGTCGACGGCACTTCTCGGCGCCACCGCGATCGCAGCCGCGATCGTCCTGGTGGTGTCGATGCCGGACATCCAGCGCTATCTGCGAATGCGAAAGATGTAAAGCGCTGTGCGCGTGCTGATTGCAGGTGTCGGAAACATTTTTCTCGAAGACGACGGATTCGGCCCCGAAGTTGTTCGGGCGCTGCAGCATGAGAATCTCCCATCGGGAGCTCGCCTGGTCGACTACGGGATTCGGGGCGTGCATCTGGCGTACGACTTGTTGGAGTCGTGGGACGCCCTGGTCCTGATCGACGCCTTACCGGCGACCGGAGTCCCGGGCAAGCTCGCGATCATCGAAGTGGACCCCGAAAGTGAAGGCCCGCAAGGAGGTTTCGACGCGCACTCGATGCATCCGAGTTCGGTGTTTGCCAGCCTGCAGGCCCTCGGCGGAACACTCCCGCGGACGTTCGTGGTGGGGGCACATGCGAAATCGATCGGCGACGGAATCGGATTGAGTGCGGAGATGCGTGATTCGGTAAGGCAAGCCGCTTCTGCGGTGCTGGCACTCGTCCGGTCCATCGACGTGGACTGTGATGCCACCACACTGGGGCCGGAGGTGTGAGTCATGTGTCTGGGGATTCCGGGACGGGTACGCGAACTACTGGACGGATACGGAGGTCAACTCGCTCTCGTCGACGTGGAGGGGGCACCACGCAAGGTCAACATCGGAATGCTCGACGAAGGCACCGTCACGGCAGGTGACTGGGTGGTGATCCACATGGGCTTCGCAGTCGAGAAGGTCGACGAGCAGGGAGCTCGCCACGCTCGGGCCGGCCTCGAACTGATGGGCCGTGGTGGCCACGACGGTGAGGTAGTCGACTCCGATACTGGTAACGGCGAGGTCGGGACATGAAGATCGCCTGCCGTGTCATCGTTCGTGGCGTAGTCCAGGGGGTGGGCTTCCGGCCGTTCGTCCATGCGACCGCCACCGAACTGGGACTGTCGGGTTCGGTGGGAAATTCTGCTCTCGGTGTCGTGATCGACGTCGAAGGCGACGGAGAGACAATCGATGCATTTGTCGCTCGGGTGCGAAACCGCCCCCCACCGCTGGCACGGGTGGAGTCGGTAGAGCGCGAGGACTCGCGGCCGGTTGGTCGTGAGGGGTTTCGCATAGTCGAGACGGATGCGGGGTCGGTCGGGCGAACCTTGGCGCCGGCGGATGTCGGGATCTGCGACGACTGCCTCCGGGAACTGACTGATCCGAGCGATCGGCGATATCGTCATCCATTCATCACCTGCACCAACTGCGGTCCGCGATTCACGATCATCGAATCGCTGCCCTACGACCGGGCCGCTACGACGATGAAGCGATTCCCGTTGTGCGCGAACTGTGCGGCGGAGTACGTGGATCCCGCCGACCGCCGGTTTCATGCGCAACCGATTGCCTGCCCGCAGTGCGGTCCAACGCTATCGTTCGTGGAAGGGGACGCGCCCGCCGTGACCGGTGAGGGTGCACTGCTACGAGCCCGATCCCTACTGCGAGACGGGAAGATTCTTGCTGTCAAGGGAATCGGAGGATTTCACCTGGCTTGTGATGCCCGCGACGACCGCGCGGTTCACGAGTTGCGTGAACGCAAGCATCGAGCAAGCAAGCCGTTGGCGGTGATGGTGCGCGATGTGCCAGAAGCCAGAGAGTTGGGTGTGGTCGGTGATGCCGAGGCTGATGCCATGTCCTCGCGCGAGCGCCCGATTGTGCTGGTTGCCAAAGCGTCTGGATACGCGCTTTCCCCCTTGATTGCCCCCGGCATTCCGGATATCGGAATCATGCTGGCCTACAACCCGATTCAGCATCTTCTTCTGGGTTTGGCCGGAGAAGAGGCGGGCCCAGCGGTGTTGGTCATGACATCGGCGAACATCGGCGGTGAGCCGATTCTGTACTCCGACAACGATCTCGAACGATTGGGTGACCTGGCCGACGGGGTATTGACCCACAACCGTCCGATCTTGATGCCGTGTGACGACTCGGTGATGCGAATAGTCGGCAGTGGAAGACAGTTGCTTCGTCGCTCGCGCGGATATGCTCCGCTGCCCGTCACCGCGCCGTTCGACGTACCGCCTACCTTGGCGGTCGGGGCCGACCTGAAGAACACCTTCTGTCTTGCCGAGGACGGATATGTGTGGCCGAGTCAGCACATCGGAGACATGGGCGACCTCGCTGTCATCGACAGTTTTGCTGCGTCGGAGAGTCACTTCGAATCGATCACGGGGGTGGTGCCGCACCAGATCGCCTGTGACGAGCATCCTCGGTATCGCTCGTCCTCGTGGGCTCGCAGTCGTAGTGGTGACCGACCGGTGCGCATCGTCGGGCATCACCACGCACATGTGGCTTCCGTGATGGGGGAGAACGGCCGGGACGGGAGCGAACCAGTTCTCGGAATAGCGTTCGACGGCACCGGCTACGGGGCGGACGGCGCAGTGTGGGGAGGGGAACTACTGCTGGCGACGTACAAGGGTTATCGCCGTCTCGCGCATCTGGGATACGTACTGCTGCCCGGTGGCGATGCCGGAGTGGAACGGCCGTACCGAATGGCGCTCGCCCACCTGTGGCATGCCGGGTTGGACTGGGAATCCGACCTCGCGCCCGTGGCAGCCTGTCCGCCCCGAGAGCAGTCGGTCCTACTTCACCAGATGGAAACCGGTTTCGGGTGCGTGGACACCTCGAGCATGGGGCGGTT encodes:
- a CDS encoding DUF6893 family small protein — encoded protein: MRSMGLLSTALLGATAIAAAIVLVVSMPDIQRYLRMRKM
- a CDS encoding hydrogenase maturation protease; the encoded protein is MRVLIAGVGNIFLEDDGFGPEVVRALQHENLPSGARLVDYGIRGVHLAYDLLESWDALVLIDALPATGVPGKLAIIEVDPESEGPQGGFDAHSMHPSSVFASLQALGGTLPRTFVVGAHAKSIGDGIGLSAEMRDSVRQAASAVLALVRSIDVDCDATTLGPEV
- a CDS encoding HypC/HybG/HupF family hydrogenase formation chaperone, whose amino-acid sequence is MCLGIPGRVRELLDGYGGQLALVDVEGAPRKVNIGMLDEGTVTAGDWVVIHMGFAVEKVDEQGARHARAGLELMGRGGHDGEVVDSDTGNGEVGT
- the hypF gene encoding carbamoyltransferase HypF; translated protein: MKIACRVIVRGVVQGVGFRPFVHATATELGLSGSVGNSALGVVIDVEGDGETIDAFVARVRNRPPPLARVESVEREDSRPVGREGFRIVETDAGSVGRTLAPADVGICDDCLRELTDPSDRRYRHPFITCTNCGPRFTIIESLPYDRAATTMKRFPLCANCAAEYVDPADRRFHAQPIACPQCGPTLSFVEGDAPAVTGEGALLRARSLLRDGKILAVKGIGGFHLACDARDDRAVHELRERKHRASKPLAVMVRDVPEARELGVVGDAEADAMSSRERPIVLVAKASGYALSPLIAPGIPDIGIMLAYNPIQHLLLGLAGEEAGPAVLVMTSANIGGEPILYSDNDLERLGDLADGVLTHNRPILMPCDDSVMRIVGSGRQLLRRSRGYAPLPVTAPFDVPPTLAVGADLKNTFCLAEDGYVWPSQHIGDMGDLAVIDSFAASESHFESITGVVPHQIACDEHPRYRSSSWARSRSGDRPVRIVGHHHAHVASVMGENGRDGSEPVLGIAFDGTGYGADGAVWGGELLLATYKGYRRLAHLGYVLLPGGDAGVERPYRMALAHLWHAGLDWESDLAPVAACPPREQSVLLHQMETGFGCVDTSSMGRLFDAVSSLTGVRQRVDYEAQAAIELEGVSRGVDSAGSRYTFDWTQSDDDSWTADPRSVIRAVVRDLREKLPAEVIGARFHESVAHLVLEWAIRGRELAGVDEVVLTGGVFQNPLLLVRACALLSDAGFTPLTGLELPPNDGGLAYGQVLVGSSS